A single window of Syntrophotalea acetylenica DNA harbors:
- a CDS encoding DnaJ C-terminal domain-containing protein, which yields MAKDYYAILGVAKDADTDTIKKAYRKQALKYHPDKNPGDKQAEERFKEITEAYAVLSDADKRRQYDQFGEAGFHQRFSQEDIYRNFDVGDMFREFGFDTNDIFGRLFGGGGRGASFFQGGRARAVKGQDYVMHLNLPFRQAVLGGQRRVDFRGENGIEHLQVNIPPGVESGQRLRVAGKGGASPTGGPHGDLFLEIKVDPDSRFTRQDRDLYVSVRIPFSGACLGTTVEVPTLEGEKRVKVPAGMASGGKIRLKGYGVPTHGRKKAGDLFAVIEIAIPRKPTAEQRQLLQKLAEAGL from the coding sequence ATGGCCAAGGACTATTATGCCATTCTGGGCGTCGCCAAGGACGCCGATACCGACACCATCAAAAAAGCCTACCGCAAGCAGGCCCTCAAATACCACCCGGACAAAAACCCCGGGGACAAGCAGGCCGAAGAGCGGTTCAAGGAAATCACCGAAGCCTATGCTGTGCTCTCGGATGCCGACAAACGCCGGCAGTACGACCAATTCGGCGAAGCGGGCTTCCACCAGCGCTTCAGCCAGGAAGACATTTACCGCAATTTCGACGTCGGCGATATGTTCCGTGAGTTCGGCTTCGACACCAACGACATCTTCGGGCGGCTGTTCGGCGGCGGCGGCCGGGGCGCATCCTTTTTCCAGGGCGGCCGCGCCCGCGCGGTCAAGGGGCAGGATTACGTCATGCACCTTAACCTGCCGTTTCGCCAGGCCGTACTGGGCGGGCAGCGACGGGTAGATTTCCGCGGCGAAAACGGGATCGAACATCTGCAGGTCAACATCCCCCCGGGGGTTGAATCGGGACAGCGACTGCGCGTGGCCGGCAAAGGGGGCGCCAGTCCGACAGGTGGACCACACGGCGACCTGTTTCTGGAGATCAAGGTCGATCCCGACAGCCGTTTCACACGCCAGGATCGCGATCTTTATGTCTCGGTGCGTATTCCGTTCAGCGGCGCCTGCCTCGGCACCACCGTGGAAGTGCCAACCCTGGAAGGGGAAAAACGGGTAAAGGTGCCGGCCGGCATGGCCAGTGGCGGCAAAATCCGCCTGAAAGGCTACGGCGTGCCGACCCACGGCCGCAAAAAGGCCGGTGACCTGTTCGCCGTCATAGAAATCGCCATACCCCGCAAACCGACGGCGGAGCAGCGGCAACTCCTGCAAAAACTGGCCGAAGCCGGCCTGTGA
- a CDS encoding sensor histidine kinase gives MKTWRRIFNPLMALIGIQLAWVLVVVSWVTWFLQNHRKLRSLAEKYHPELLLGRYDWLLLVEGLVLLVAILAGVYVIFIYWRRQVSLYRAQKQFISQVSHELKSPLASLQLHLETIRMRQPDPDRLQAFLDTMLEDTVRLNNMVDNMLTANRLEQRWPRLDLRLGNLSAAIEQYLEGQSATLPADCLLETAIEPELFCYFEPLAIETILRNLLENAILYANGKPRIRVELHKTGNRCHLTVADHGRGIDPKEQKKVFRMFYRGWHDGETIRGSGLGLFIVRTLVWRHRGKVWLESKGRDQGTTVHILLPRSLPPAGAGTL, from the coding sequence ATGAAAACTTGGCGACGCATTTTCAATCCCCTCATGGCGCTGATCGGCATCCAGCTGGCCTGGGTGCTGGTGGTTGTTTCGTGGGTGACCTGGTTTTTGCAGAACCATCGCAAATTGCGCTCCCTGGCGGAAAAATACCACCCGGAGCTGCTGCTGGGTCGCTACGACTGGCTGCTGCTTGTCGAAGGGCTCGTGCTGCTGGTGGCGATTCTGGCCGGGGTCTATGTCATCTTTATCTACTGGCGCCGGCAGGTCTCGCTCTATCGTGCGCAAAAACAGTTCATATCCCAGGTCAGTCATGAACTGAAATCACCGCTGGCATCGCTGCAGCTGCACCTGGAAACCATCCGCATGCGGCAACCGGATCCGGACCGCCTGCAGGCGTTTCTCGACACCATGCTGGAGGATACGGTACGGCTCAACAATATGGTGGACAACATGCTGACCGCCAACCGCCTGGAACAACGCTGGCCGCGCCTCGACCTGCGTCTCGGCAACCTGTCTGCAGCCATCGAACAGTATCTTGAAGGGCAGTCGGCCACCCTGCCCGCCGACTGCCTGCTGGAAACAGCCATTGAACCGGAGCTGTTCTGCTATTTTGAACCTCTGGCAATTGAAACCATCCTGCGCAACCTGCTGGAAAACGCCATCCTCTACGCCAATGGCAAACCCCGCATCCGTGTCGAGCTGCACAAAACCGGGAACCGCTGCCACCTGACCGTAGCGGACCATGGGCGCGGCATCGACCCCAAGGAGCAGAAAAAGGTATTTCGGATGTTTTATCGAGGTTGGCACGATGGCGAAACCATTCGCGGTTCGGGGCTCGGCCTGTTCATCGTGCGCACCCTGGTATGGCGGCACCGGGGCAAGGTCTGGCTGGAAAGCAAGGGCAGGGACCAGGGCACCACCGTGCATATCCTGCTGCCCCGCAGCCTCCCCCCGGCGGGGGCGGGCACGCTATGA
- the hemE gene encoding uroporphyrinogen decarboxylase, whose translation MAENHDFIRACYGKPVSRTPVWLMRQAGRYLPQYRTIRERVAFLDLCKTPELAAEVTLQPVDALGVDAAILFSDILIPVEAMGQHLHYQPAPVLNPPVRTASDVESLRLLQPEQDVPFVLETIRLLRRELEGRVPLIGFGGAPFTLACYMVEGCGSRHFLALKSLMFRMPEIYARLMDKITDASIVYLRAQVSAGAQALQIFDSWGGILAPTDYRRYVLPYSRRLLSALEDLEVPLIHFVKGAGTMLDLVASAGGHVVGLDWGIGLGQAREILGDGVAVQGNLDPAVLLGTQAVIESEVRRILDENGGRPGHVFNLGHGIVPEVPPANAAFLVDCVHRLSQR comes from the coding sequence ATGGCAGAAAATCATGATTTCATACGGGCCTGCTACGGCAAACCGGTAAGCCGCACTCCCGTGTGGCTGATGCGGCAGGCCGGGCGTTATCTTCCCCAGTATCGAACGATCCGGGAGCGGGTTGCGTTTCTCGACCTGTGCAAGACCCCGGAACTGGCCGCCGAGGTCACGCTGCAACCCGTCGACGCCCTGGGTGTCGATGCCGCCATCCTGTTTTCCGATATTCTGATTCCGGTGGAAGCCATGGGGCAGCATCTGCATTACCAGCCGGCTCCCGTGTTGAATCCGCCGGTGCGCACGGCGTCCGATGTGGAATCCCTGCGCCTGCTGCAACCGGAGCAAGATGTGCCATTTGTACTGGAGACCATCCGCTTGCTGCGACGGGAACTGGAGGGACGCGTGCCTCTGATCGGATTTGGCGGCGCTCCTTTTACCCTGGCCTGCTACATGGTTGAAGGCTGCGGCAGCCGCCATTTTCTGGCTCTGAAAAGCCTCATGTTCCGGATGCCCGAAATCTATGCGCGGTTGATGGATAAAATAACCGATGCCAGCATCGTTTATCTGCGGGCCCAGGTCAGCGCCGGTGCCCAGGCCCTGCAGATTTTCGATAGTTGGGGGGGGATTCTGGCTCCGACCGATTACCGACGTTACGTTCTGCCTTACAGCCGTCGGCTTCTGTCCGCGCTCGAGGATCTGGAAGTGCCTCTGATCCATTTTGTCAAAGGCGCCGGCACCATGCTCGATCTTGTCGCCTCGGCCGGTGGACATGTCGTCGGTCTTGACTGGGGAATCGGTCTGGGACAGGCCCGGGAAATTCTCGGTGACGGTGTGGCGGTGCAGGGAAATCTCGATCCCGCGGTATTGCTGGGGACGCAAGCCGTCATCGAGTCTGAAGTACGGCGCATTCTGGATGAAAATGGCGGCCGGCCCGGGCATGTTTTCAATCTCGGCCATGGGATTGTGCCCGAAGTGCCGCCCGCAAACGCTGCATTTCTTGTCGATTGCGTCCATCGCCTCAGTCAGCGTTGA
- a CDS encoding radical SAM protein: protein MSDLVTEFLPKWIAWETTRRCNLQCIHCRCSSDSHASEGNFSTREAFALIDDICTVSRPVMVLSGGEPLLRKDIFEIADYGTAQGLRMCMATNGTLITDSVCRDMLATGIRMVSLSLDGSSAAVHDDFRRCPGAFDAVVQAAGILRRNGIPFLVNSSFTKRNQSDIAATFQLAKKLGAQAWYLFMIVPTGRGESIMEELISGPDYEEILAWHYRQERDEKDILMRPTCAPHYYRIAPQLAQAEGRSLERRSLSFSTGGGKGCLAGQSICFIDAFGEVKPCSYFPRSAGNIKNTPFRRLWFDAPILRQLRDFSLYRGKCGNCEYLRVCGGCRARADAVYGDYLAEEPFCSYQPGARNIPKDQVDGRKS, encoded by the coding sequence GTGAGTGATCTCGTAACAGAATTTCTGCCCAAGTGGATTGCCTGGGAAACAACCCGGCGTTGCAATCTGCAATGCATTCACTGCCGTTGCTCCTCCGATTCGCACGCTTCCGAGGGCAATTTTTCGACCCGGGAGGCGTTTGCACTGATCGATGACATCTGCACCGTGTCGCGCCCGGTGATGGTTTTGTCCGGTGGCGAACCGCTGTTGCGCAAGGATATTTTCGAGATTGCCGACTACGGAACCGCCCAGGGCCTGCGCATGTGCATGGCGACCAACGGCACCCTGATAACCGACAGTGTCTGCAGGGACATGCTGGCCACGGGGATTCGCATGGTTTCTTTGTCTCTTGACGGTTCCAGTGCCGCCGTGCATGACGATTTCCGGCGCTGTCCCGGGGCTTTCGATGCGGTGGTGCAAGCCGCCGGCATTTTGCGCCGCAATGGCATACCGTTTCTGGTAAACTCCTCTTTTACGAAGCGCAACCAAAGCGATATCGCCGCCACTTTCCAGTTGGCCAAAAAGCTCGGGGCGCAGGCCTGGTATCTGTTCATGATCGTTCCGACCGGACGGGGAGAGTCCATCATGGAGGAACTGATCAGCGGGCCAGACTACGAAGAGATACTGGCCTGGCACTACCGCCAGGAACGGGACGAAAAGGATATTCTGATGCGTCCGACCTGCGCGCCCCACTATTACCGCATCGCACCGCAACTGGCGCAGGCCGAGGGGCGCTCTCTGGAGCGGCGCAGCCTGTCGTTTTCCACCGGCGGCGGGAAGGGATGTCTGGCCGGACAGAGCATCTGCTTCATCGATGCCTTCGGCGAGGTTAAACCCTGCTCCTATTTTCCACGTTCGGCGGGCAACATCAAAAATACACCTTTCCGCCGGTTGTGGTTCGATGCGCCGATCCTGCGGCAGTTGCGGGATTTCAGCCTTTACCGCGGCAAATGCGGCAATTGCGAATACTTGAGGGTCTGCGGCGGTTGCCGCGCACGGGCCGATGCCGTCTATGGCGATTACCTTGCGGAGGAGCCCTTCTGCAGTTATCAGCCGGGCGCGCGCAATATTCCGAAGGATCAGGTCGATGGCAGAAAATCATGA
- a CDS encoding response regulator transcription factor: MKEPYILLVEDELHIARGLVFNLEQEGYRVIHVTSGEQALEQAPWHRCLMVILDLMLPGIGGLDVCRRIRDLDPRLPVLILTAMGKEQNRIAGLEAGADDYLTKPFSLTEFLLRVRGMVNRSRWYRDISGDAQGFRFGDNCVYLHQRRATTAQGNLDLTDLEVRMLRIFLENEGKILSREELLASVWGLSPDTETRTLDNFIVRLRKYFEATPGHPRHFLTIRGRGYKFCRNGTAVSGDA, encoded by the coding sequence ATGAAAGAACCGTATATTCTGCTCGTGGAGGATGAACTCCACATCGCACGCGGACTTGTTTTCAATCTGGAACAGGAAGGCTACCGGGTTATACACGTCACCTCCGGGGAACAGGCCCTGGAACAGGCCCCGTGGCACCGCTGTCTGATGGTCATACTTGATTTGATGCTGCCGGGAATCGGCGGACTGGACGTCTGCCGCCGGATTCGCGACCTGGACCCCCGGCTGCCGGTTTTGATTCTGACCGCCATGGGCAAGGAGCAGAACCGCATCGCCGGTCTTGAAGCCGGGGCGGACGATTATCTGACCAAACCTTTCAGCCTGACCGAGTTTCTGCTGCGGGTGCGCGGTATGGTCAACCGCTCGAGGTGGTATCGCGACATCTCCGGGGACGCTCAGGGTTTCCGCTTCGGCGACAATTGTGTCTACCTGCACCAGCGGCGCGCCACCACCGCGCAGGGCAATCTGGATCTCACCGATCTGGAAGTGCGCATGCTGCGGATCTTTTTAGAAAATGAAGGTAAAATACTGTCACGCGAAGAGCTGCTGGCGTCGGTCTGGGGTCTGTCTCCGGACACCGAGACCCGCACCCTGGACAATTTCATTGTGCGGCTGCGCAAATACTTCGAAGCCACGCCCGGCCATCCGCGGCATTTTCTCACGATACGCGGCCGGGGCTATAAATTCTGCCGCAACGGCACCGCTGTATCCGGCGACGCATAA
- a CDS encoding NAD(P)H-dependent flavin oxidoreductase has product MKDTAVKKLVIGRYSTPFPLILGGMGVRISGGRLAGHVARCGGFGTIAAAGIGVNSPYYTGRNFFAADIQAFKDEIRKAYAIAPDGVIGVNCMVAVTNYDAMVRAACEAGAKYIVSGAGLPMSLPALTADYPDVALIPIVSSVRAAQLITRKWLQNHHRLPDAVVVEDPDTAGGHLGEKPENIGTGCYDQYETVRQVKAYFQQVHQRHVPVIAAGGIWDRQDILQALAQGADAVQMASRFVCTEECDADPAFKQAYLDCRPENIGLIMSPAGLPGRALVGNIDRIRQRDLDAGCDCACACLKKCTFKETGERFCIIGALDRAQRGDVDTGLVFCGTNAWKADRITTVQAIFDELFMLSHQQKQSLAVNA; this is encoded by the coding sequence ATGAAAGACACCGCCGTAAAAAAACTGGTCATCGGCCGATATTCCACCCCGTTTCCCCTGATTCTAGGCGGCATGGGGGTGAGGATATCCGGTGGGCGGTTGGCCGGACACGTCGCCCGCTGCGGTGGTTTCGGCACGATTGCGGCCGCCGGAATCGGCGTCAACAGTCCCTACTACACCGGCCGCAATTTTTTCGCTGCCGATATACAGGCCTTCAAGGATGAGATCCGCAAGGCCTACGCGATTGCCCCTGACGGCGTCATTGGCGTCAACTGCATGGTAGCCGTGACCAATTATGATGCTATGGTTCGGGCCGCCTGCGAAGCCGGCGCCAAATATATTGTCAGCGGTGCCGGACTGCCCATGAGCCTGCCGGCCTTGACCGCTGATTATCCCGATGTGGCGCTGATTCCGATTGTCTCTTCGGTGCGTGCCGCTCAGCTTATCACACGCAAGTGGCTGCAGAATCACCATCGCCTTCCCGATGCGGTTGTGGTCGAAGATCCCGATACGGCCGGAGGACATCTGGGGGAAAAGCCGGAAAATATCGGCACCGGTTGCTATGATCAGTATGAAACGGTCCGCCAGGTCAAGGCCTACTTTCAGCAGGTACATCAGCGTCATGTGCCCGTTATCGCCGCCGGAGGCATCTGGGACCGGCAGGATATACTGCAGGCTCTCGCGCAGGGGGCCGATGCGGTACAGATGGCCAGCCGCTTTGTGTGCACCGAAGAGTGCGATGCCGATCCGGCTTTCAAACAGGCCTATCTTGACTGCCGCCCCGAGAACATCGGTCTGATCATGAGTCCTGCCGGCCTGCCGGGGCGGGCGCTGGTCGGCAATATCGACCGCATCCGCCAGCGGGATCTCGACGCCGGCTGCGATTGTGCTTGTGCCTGTTTGAAAAAATGCACTTTCAAGGAAACCGGGGAACGCTTCTGTATTATCGGCGCTCTCGACAGGGCTCAGCGCGGCGATGTCGACACCGGTCTGGTGTTTTGCGGAACCAACGCCTGGAAGGCCGACCGCATTACCACGGTGCAGGCCATTTTCGACGAACTGTTTATGCTGTCTCATCAGCAAAAACAGAGCCTGGCGGTCAATGCCTGA
- the hemH gene encoding ferrochelatase: MNRPLWRTEAGMAEKTALVLLNMGGPDSLLAVEPFLRNLFSDRELIRLPGGALLQGPFARLLARLRAPRARRAYQAIGGASPLRHWTEYQARGIAGLLGEGWQPEVIMRYWGPRAPQVLNRLRQEGVRRAAVVPLYPHFTTATSGSSINDFCRNAVRFCPDLDYRLIPEWFDWPPYLDALADAVREGLRRFEADRRRQVVLVFSAHSVPESLILRGDPYLNQVRATMRGVLERLPECSSRLAFQSRSGPVRWIGPSVAETLDALAVEGCRQVLIVPISFVSDHVETLYEIDHGYKKYALGKGLERFERIAAFNDDAGFMRAMAALVASSVPASWHKRPTAIGAPCRNAP; this comes from the coding sequence ATGAATCGCCCCCTATGGCGGACCGAGGCCGGGATGGCCGAAAAGACCGCCCTGGTGCTGCTCAATATGGGAGGGCCGGATTCCCTTCTGGCCGTGGAGCCGTTTCTGCGGAATCTTTTCTCCGACCGGGAACTGATCCGACTGCCTGGCGGGGCTCTGCTGCAGGGTCCCTTTGCCCGGCTTTTGGCGAGACTGCGCGCGCCCCGGGCGCGGCGCGCCTATCAGGCGATCGGCGGGGCTTCACCTTTGCGGCACTGGACGGAATACCAGGCCCGTGGTATCGCCGGGCTGCTCGGCGAAGGCTGGCAGCCGGAGGTCATCATGCGCTACTGGGGGCCGCGCGCGCCGCAGGTTCTCAACCGGCTACGGCAAGAGGGGGTGCGGCGTGCCGCGGTTGTGCCTCTTTACCCTCACTTCACCACGGCCACAAGCGGCAGCAGCATTAACGATTTCTGCCGCAACGCCGTGCGTTTCTGCCCCGATCTTGATTATCGCCTGATTCCCGAATGGTTCGATTGGCCGCCGTATCTCGATGCCCTTGCCGATGCCGTACGGGAAGGATTACGCCGATTTGAGGCCGACCGGCGCCGCCAGGTGGTGCTGGTGTTCAGCGCCCATTCGGTTCCGGAAAGCCTGATTCTGCGGGGCGATCCTTATCTGAACCAGGTGCGGGCCACCATGCGGGGGGTTCTGGAGCGGCTGCCGGAGTGTTCCTCCAGGCTGGCTTTCCAGAGCCGTAGCGGACCGGTGCGATGGATCGGGCCGAGCGTTGCCGAAACCCTCGATGCCCTGGCGGTCGAAGGGTGCCGGCAGGTGCTGATCGTGCCGATTTCCTTCGTGTCCGACCACGTCGAAACCCTGTATGAAATTGACCATGGCTACAAGAAGTATGCCCTGGGAAAGGGCCTGGAGCGGTTTGAACGCATTGCTGCGTTCAATGATGATGCCGGCTTTATGCGCGCCATGGCGGCGCTGGTGGCATCCAGCGTACCCGCTTCCTGGCACAAGCGGCCGACGGCCATCGGAGCTCCCTGCCGGAATGCGCCTTGA